In the genome of Segatella copri, one region contains:
- a CDS encoding glycoside hydrolase family 28 protein, translating into MKKLFSFVYACVLALGIQAADINNYDALYENLPFKMEKVTRPQFPSNEVNLKDFGAIGDGSTLCTDAFRKAIDALAQKGGGKLVVPQGVWFTGPITLKSNINLHIEKGGIILFSADVNLYPLVETSFEGLDTRRCQSPISGRNLENVAITGQGAIDGNGEYWRPLKKAKVTSAQWKAITSRGGAFKNPNYWFPSEAALKADAKGAGMNVPLGITTEEGWNEVKDYLRPVMVSLISCKNVWLNGVIFQNSPAWNIHPLMCENVLIEDVLVRNPSFAQNGDGLDLESCKNSLIVNSTFDVGDDGICIKSGKDADGRNRGVACENVIVDGCTVFKGHGGFVVGSEMSGGVKNVIVTNCQFLGTDVGLRFKSARGRGGVVENIYIKDMSMFDIQTDVITFDLYYGGKSAVEVLNDGDQKKQQVVDMKKVDETTPAFRNIDINHVICRGARRAAYFNGLPEMPVQNISIKDMEVNNAEQGIVINRTEGVTLENIKVSAKTHTFDAKNSKNVTVNGKKYKKIDEKGITLDF; encoded by the coding sequence ATGAAGAAATTATTCAGTTTTGTTTATGCCTGTGTACTGGCTCTCGGAATCCAGGCAGCAGACATCAACAACTATGATGCACTCTATGAGAATCTCCCGTTCAAGATGGAGAAAGTAACTCGACCACAGTTCCCAAGCAATGAGGTCAATCTGAAGGACTTCGGTGCCATCGGCGACGGTTCTACCCTCTGCACCGACGCATTCAGAAAAGCCATCGATGCCTTGGCTCAGAAAGGCGGCGGCAAGCTCGTCGTACCTCAGGGTGTCTGGTTCACCGGTCCTATCACCTTGAAGAGCAACATCAACCTGCATATAGAAAAAGGTGGTATCATCCTCTTCTCGGCAGACGTAAACCTCTACCCTCTCGTGGAGACTTCGTTCGAGGGTCTTGACACCCGTCGCTGCCAGTCGCCTATCTCAGGACGTAATCTGGAGAACGTGGCTATCACGGGTCAGGGAGCTATCGATGGTAACGGCGAGTACTGGCGTCCTTTGAAGAAGGCTAAGGTTACTTCGGCACAGTGGAAGGCGATTACATCCCGTGGCGGTGCCTTCAAGAACCCAAACTACTGGTTCCCATCAGAGGCAGCACTCAAGGCTGACGCAAAAGGTGCCGGCATGAACGTGCCTCTCGGCATCACTACAGAGGAAGGTTGGAACGAGGTGAAGGATTACCTGCGCCCAGTAATGGTGAGCCTCATCAGTTGCAAGAACGTATGGCTCAATGGAGTCATCTTCCAGAACTCTCCAGCCTGGAACATCCATCCACTGATGTGTGAGAACGTATTGATTGAAGATGTATTGGTTCGCAACCCTTCTTTCGCACAGAACGGCGATGGTCTGGACCTGGAATCCTGCAAGAACTCTCTCATCGTGAACTCTACCTTCGACGTGGGCGATGACGGCATCTGCATCAAGAGCGGCAAGGATGCCGACGGCAGAAACCGCGGCGTAGCTTGCGAGAATGTCATCGTTGACGGCTGTACCGTATTCAAGGGTCATGGCGGCTTCGTGGTAGGTAGCGAGATGAGCGGCGGCGTGAAGAACGTGATTGTAACCAACTGCCAGTTCCTCGGTACCGACGTAGGTTTGCGCTTCAAGAGTGCCCGTGGCAGAGGCGGCGTGGTTGAGAATATCTACATCAAGGATATGTCTATGTTTGATATCCAGACCGATGTGATTACCTTCGACCTCTATTATGGCGGCAAATCGGCTGTGGAAGTATTGAACGATGGCGACCAGAAGAAGCAGCAAGTGGTAGATATGAAGAAGGTGGATGAGACAACCCCAGCCTTCCGCAACATCGACATCAACCATGTAATCTGCCGCGGTGCCCGCCGTGCAGCCTACTTCAACGGCCTGCCAGAGATGCCAGTACAGAACATCAGTATCAAGGACATGGAGGTGAACAATGCCGAGCAGGGCATCGTAATCAACCGCACCGAGGGTGTAACCCTGGAGAACATCAAGGTAAGCGCCAAGACCCATACCTTTGATGCCAAGAACTCAAAGAACGTAACCGTAAACGGAAAGAAATACAAGAAGATAGATGAAAAGGGAATCACCCTCGACTTCTAG
- a CDS encoding IS1380-like element IS942 family transposase produces the protein MAKIQIKSEKLTPFGGIFSIMEQFDALLAQTIDSTLGLRCTMFGYQYSEILRSLMCVYLCGGSCIEDVTTHLMKHLSLHPTLRTCSADTILRAIEELTCKNITYKSASGNSYDFNTADKMNCLLIKALLATGQLKSGQEYDFDFDHQFIETEKHDAKPTYKKFLGYSPGVAVINDMIVGIENRDGNTNVRFNQRETLERIFKRLEASEVYISRARMDCGSCSEEIVDMVEAHCRHFYIRANRCSSFYDSMFALTGWKTVEINGIEFELNSILVEKWKGKPYRLVIQRQRRIDGDLDIWEGEYTYRCILTNDYKSSARDIVEFYNLRGGKERIFDDMNNGFGWNRLPKSFMAQNTVFLLMTALIRNFYKAIMQRLKTHEFGLRATSRIKTFVFKFISVPAKWIKTSRRHVLNIYSDNNAYANLFKTDFG, from the coding sequence ATGGCAAAGATACAAATAAAATCTGAGAAACTCACTCCTTTTGGAGGAATTTTTTCTATTATGGAGCAATTTGATGCTCTTTTAGCTCAAACCATAGATTCCACCTTGGGATTGAGATGCACTATGTTTGGTTATCAATATAGCGAAATTCTACGCTCTCTGATGTGCGTATATCTTTGTGGCGGCTCATGTATTGAGGATGTTACAACTCACTTGATGAAACATTTGTCTCTTCATCCAACTCTTCGCACTTGCAGCGCAGACACCATATTGCGTGCTATCGAAGAACTGACTTGTAAGAACATCACCTATAAATCTGCTTCTGGCAACTCCTATGATTTCAATACTGCAGACAAGATGAACTGCTTATTGATCAAAGCCCTGCTTGCTACTGGTCAATTGAAATCCGGTCAAGAGTATGATTTTGACTTTGACCATCAGTTCATTGAAACAGAGAAGCATGATGCAAAACCAACCTACAAGAAGTTCCTGGGCTATAGTCCAGGTGTGGCAGTCATTAACGACATGATTGTCGGTATTGAAAATAGAGACGGCAACACAAACGTGCGCTTCAACCAAAGAGAGACTTTGGAAAGAATCTTCAAGCGACTGGAGGCATCAGAAGTATATATATCCCGTGCCCGCATGGATTGCGGCTCATGCTCGGAGGAAATCGTAGATATGGTAGAGGCTCATTGCAGGCATTTTTATATTCGTGCCAACAGATGCTCTTCCTTCTACGATTCCATGTTTGCCTTGACTGGATGGAAAACTGTTGAAATCAACGGTATTGAATTTGAGCTGAATTCCATCCTTGTTGAGAAATGGAAAGGAAAACCGTATCGTCTTGTCATACAGAGACAAAGGCGAATAGATGGAGACCTTGACATTTGGGAAGGCGAATATACCTACAGATGTATACTGACTAACGATTACAAGTCGAGTGCAAGAGACATCGTGGAATTCTACAATCTTCGTGGTGGCAAGGAACGCATCTTCGATGACATGAACAATGGCTTTGGCTGGAATCGATTGCCAAAATCGTTCATGGCACAGAATACTGTATTCCTGCTTATGACAGCTCTCATCAGAAACTTCTACAAAGCTATTATGCAGAGATTGAAAACCCATGAATTTGGATTGCGTGCCACCAGCAGAATCAAGACCTTTGTTTTCAAGTTCATCTCTGTTCCTGCGAAATGGATTAAGACATCACGTAGGCATGTATTGAATATTTACTCAGACAACAATGCTTATGCCAACCTGTTCAAGACAGACTTTGGTTAA
- a CDS encoding transposase, giving the protein MNTGLDQYMDIFKDAVEDSAAKLTKSFEKILIEVIILFMVIPRKINFTQMGRYGSHVEQTYRNAFGLKKSKSIDWLKLNVSLAKRFFGKQGRWAIAIDPSYISKAGKKTPHIGRFWSGCAQSVKHGLEIMGIGLIDIDAKDCMMLKAHQSLSNKELSLRNKTMVDFYISVIKRYRKELLKLSTLIVADAYFSTSTFVNGIKKEGFSLISRFRDNACLFYVYAGPRTGKRGRPKTKDGKIDMKNLDLTRMEKMEMKDIEGTAYTLIAYSKALRCKVRLVIWQMPNGKKKLFFSTDTSLSGEEVLLYYRTRFQIEFCFRDAKGYTGLMDCQARDKWKLDFAFNASFTSLNVAKVTMKEMGMEYSMSSFKSLMTNIYLVKRIFKASGYTPNRTLISKIFKDLSCLQRIAA; this is encoded by the coding sequence ATGAATACAGGACTTGACCAATATATGGATATCTTTAAAGATGCAGTTGAAGATTCGGCTGCAAAGTTAACAAAAAGTTTCGAGAAAATACTCATCGAGGTGATAATTTTGTTCATGGTAATACCAAGAAAGATAAATTTCACCCAAATGGGGAGGTATGGCTCGCATGTTGAGCAAACCTATCGCAACGCATTCGGCTTAAAAAAGTCGAAAAGCATTGACTGGCTCAAACTTAATGTCTCACTTGCCAAGCGCTTCTTTGGTAAACAGGGAAGATGGGCTATTGCCATTGATCCCAGCTACATCAGCAAAGCTGGCAAGAAGACTCCACATATCGGTCGTTTTTGGTCGGGATGTGCACAGTCTGTTAAACATGGTCTCGAAATCATGGGTATTGGCCTCATTGATATTGATGCCAAAGACTGCATGATGTTAAAAGCACACCAGTCGCTAAGTAATAAAGAACTGAGTCTTAGAAACAAGACTATGGTAGATTTCTATATCAGCGTCATTAAGCGTTACCGCAAGGAACTTCTTAAACTCTCAACCCTCATAGTTGCAGATGCTTACTTCTCTACAAGTACATTTGTTAATGGGATAAAGAAAGAAGGGTTCTCTTTGATAAGCCGCTTTCGTGACAATGCTTGTCTCTTTTATGTCTATGCTGGTCCACGTACTGGAAAACGTGGTCGCCCCAAGACCAAGGATGGCAAGATTGATATGAAGAATCTTGACCTCACTCGAATGGAGAAGATGGAGATGAAAGATATAGAAGGAACAGCTTATACTTTGATAGCCTATTCCAAGGCACTCAGGTGTAAAGTTAGACTTGTCATCTGGCAGATGCCGAATGGCAAGAAGAAACTATTCTTCTCTACAGACACCTCACTTTCGGGTGAAGAAGTACTTCTTTATTATAGAACCAGGTTCCAGATCGAATTTTGCTTTCGTGACGCCAAAGGCTATACTGGTCTTATGGACTGCCAGGCTCGCGATAAGTGGAAACTCGATTTTGCTTTCAATGCTTCGTTCACATCACTAAATGTTGCCAAGGTAACTATGAAGGAGATGGGAATGGAATATTCTATGTCTTCATTCAAGTCACTGATGACCAATATTTATCTGGTGAAACGAATTTTTAAAGCAAGCGGGTACACCCCGAACCGAACTTTAATTAGCAAGATTTTCAAAGATCTCTCGTGCTTACAGCGTATAGCTGCTTAG
- a CDS encoding autotransporter-associated beta strand repeat-containing protein, producing the protein MNKKLLATSALALLVSMGANAQRFTDKLDRGLVAVKTTKGVYCSWRIQADEYYDVKYNLYRDGTKVNAEPLDVSNFTDTSGSESSQYTVKAVLNGVEQQASKAATVFKSNYKEIKIKHDASLKATYEPNDACCADVDGDGEVEILMKFNNKEEGEQLYPKNGPTINGVATKEYSMLACLKQDGTVLWWVNCGPNMGDFQNNEQNIVGYDWDMDGKAEVVMRLEEGSTVHMADGTTYTIGANGKNGSSWTNYREPKGSGSVEWFTHYGKEFLWYCEGATGKPYQCIEFPLKRLEDGETDLKAAWGDGYGHRSSKYFFGAPYLDGKHPSIFLGRGIYTRHKFIAYDVDPKTHDLKVRWKWTNNQPGSPWYGQGYHNYIVADVDWDGRDEIVWGSMVIDDNGKGLSTTGLGHGDAQHIGDFNPYIHGQEMFACNEDNPSNNYRDATTSKIYYRKTDTNDDGRCLAGNFYNDFPGAVGHSAHDTPISTVTNDHVSTNTNGLSMNFRIYWDGDLLEECFNNTEVTKPGVGTIATFLGAYSNNSTKATPCYQGDIFGDWREEVIERTADNNIRIYTTNEPTKWRNYSLWYDHQYRNGMVWQPCGYNQPPHVSYFLGELEGITIAPPPLTTTGREEVGSSISKALDGKHALLATTGDATVSVAEGASPAIFTDNAPSWVQGTAASECRTKDTEIKYTYYTHTLTGGAFTGGMRLVKQGDGTLVLPNVKQTYTGKTDVWAGTLQFDGTMESSPVWLNRFAELNSNGGNFKGGIKADYGSVIRPGGKENIGTLTTSSLDLGFGARVVFDAKDGNVDKLVADKMSIEKKYWKNGPQYNTPVFEFATAPAPGTYTLAEVGELTGKLSDIVVEGLDGHKFSLEYTDGKIVLNLSDTRDSESCVWTGEKGSVWDLMSTENFSSSDKMFVTGDELTFNDDAATSNVSIAEDVTPGNLYFKNDKKVYSLAGKGSILGEGSLNVEGTGTVYVKNTNKYSGGTNIKGGTLIPTTLANKDGLEYGSLGAADNTITLSNTGILKVTKGMTSSHPIVLGEDGGVINNTGTLILNGGIRKGSGKNRDLYKMGAGTLQLNSTADFDVLYINQGTVYDFQDGHFSGKTIVLNGSKVVLQASNSIYSSNSDNVNIEVPKGKSGIWYPDGRCDYTGKLTGEGTIDIYGTWIRCPFKGDWSKFEGTINAKRGSKNAYEPVFDFNNTYGIPLATLNVDSRFTKDYAFCTNGKSFAIGALTGSGYISNGGNFGSGANTLTIGGKNTNFEFKGSINGSNVVKNGTGIWTISSENVLANAKSLKILDGVVKLNKATATSSMTAPTVLYVQNEGELRGVGCTYGVSLLKGGILRPGSNAETAQTNNTGVINILKNLNAIAGSSIYVNKTKADSISVNAYTGSKSLAWAFLNVGGNAVLNGTIYVTYKDTWTPAVGDYVRVLDCAGSISGNPTFELQALPAGLEWDTTPFLSTGTIRVAVSTGIKEVGLDGGSFKADVYTIGGFKLTSLMTTKATMMSDLKNRGLAAGTYIVRTAQGGIKITLK; encoded by the coding sequence ATGAATAAAAAATTACTTGCAACATCAGCTTTGGCTTTGTTGGTTAGCATGGGTGCAAACGCCCAGCGATTCACCGATAAGCTAGACCGTGGCTTGGTGGCAGTGAAGACCACCAAGGGTGTCTATTGCTCATGGCGTATTCAGGCCGATGAGTATTACGATGTGAAGTACAATCTCTATCGAGATGGTACAAAGGTAAACGCTGAACCATTGGATGTATCTAACTTTACGGATACTTCTGGTTCGGAAAGTAGTCAATATACCGTGAAGGCGGTATTGAATGGAGTAGAGCAGCAGGCTTCTAAGGCTGCTACTGTATTCAAGAGCAATTATAAGGAAATCAAGATTAAGCACGATGCATCGCTTAAGGCTACTTATGAGCCTAACGATGCCTGCTGCGCCGATGTGGATGGTGATGGTGAGGTGGAAATCCTGATGAAGTTCAACAATAAGGAGGAAGGTGAACAACTCTATCCAAAAAATGGACCAACCATCAATGGAGTGGCAACCAAGGAGTATTCCATGCTGGCTTGCCTGAAGCAGGATGGTACCGTGCTCTGGTGGGTAAACTGTGGCCCTAACATGGGTGACTTCCAGAACAACGAGCAGAACATTGTTGGCTACGACTGGGATATGGATGGCAAGGCTGAAGTCGTAATGCGACTCGAAGAAGGCTCTACTGTCCACATGGCAGATGGTACCACTTATACCATTGGTGCCAATGGTAAAAATGGTTCTTCATGGACTAACTACCGTGAGCCAAAGGGTTCGGGTTCCGTAGAATGGTTTACCCATTATGGCAAGGAGTTCCTCTGGTATTGCGAAGGTGCTACCGGTAAGCCATACCAGTGCATCGAGTTCCCATTGAAGCGTCTGGAAGATGGAGAAACAGATTTGAAGGCAGCTTGGGGTGATGGCTATGGTCATCGCAGCAGCAAGTACTTTTTCGGCGCTCCTTATCTGGATGGCAAGCATCCAAGCATCTTCCTGGGACGTGGTATCTATACCCGCCACAAGTTCATCGCATACGATGTGGATCCAAAGACCCACGATTTGAAGGTTCGCTGGAAATGGACCAACAACCAGCCGGGTTCTCCTTGGTATGGTCAGGGTTACCACAACTATATCGTTGCCGATGTGGATTGGGATGGACGTGATGAGATTGTATGGGGTTCTATGGTGATTGATGATAACGGCAAGGGACTCTCTACTACAGGTCTCGGTCATGGTGATGCCCAGCATATAGGAGATTTCAATCCTTATATCCATGGTCAGGAGATGTTCGCTTGTAATGAGGATAATCCATCCAACAATTATCGTGATGCAACAACCAGCAAGATATATTATCGAAAGACTGATACCAACGATGATGGTCGTTGCCTGGCAGGCAATTTCTATAATGATTTCCCTGGAGCTGTTGGTCATAGTGCACACGATACTCCTATCTCTACGGTCACAAATGATCATGTGAGTACCAATACCAATGGACTTAGCATGAACTTCCGTATTTATTGGGATGGTGATCTTCTGGAGGAGTGTTTTAATAATACAGAGGTAACTAAGCCTGGTGTGGGAACAATAGCTACTTTCCTTGGCGCTTATTCCAACAATAGTACCAAGGCAACACCTTGCTACCAGGGTGATATCTTTGGCGACTGGCGTGAAGAGGTTATCGAGCGAACAGCCGACAACAATATCCGCATCTACACCACCAATGAGCCAACTAAGTGGCGTAACTATTCTTTGTGGTACGATCATCAGTATCGCAATGGTATGGTATGGCAGCCTTGCGGCTACAATCAGCCACCTCATGTATCCTACTTCCTCGGCGAGTTGGAAGGTATCACCATTGCTCCTCCACCTCTCACCACCACAGGTCGAGAAGAGGTTGGTTCCTCTATTTCCAAGGCATTGGATGGCAAGCATGCTCTTCTCGCCACTACTGGCGATGCCACTGTAAGCGTGGCAGAAGGTGCTTCTCCTGCTATCTTTACCGACAATGCTCCTTCTTGGGTGCAGGGTACGGCTGCCAGCGAGTGCAGAACCAAGGATACAGAGATTAAATATACCTATTATACCCATACCTTGACAGGTGGCGCCTTTACTGGCGGCATGCGCCTGGTAAAACAGGGTGATGGTACTTTGGTCCTTCCTAATGTAAAGCAGACTTATACCGGCAAGACTGATGTCTGGGCAGGTACTTTGCAGTTTGACGGCACCATGGAAAGCAGTCCTGTATGGCTCAATCGCTTTGCTGAGTTGAACTCTAACGGCGGTAACTTCAAGGGTGGTATTAAGGCTGATTATGGTTCTGTGATTCGTCCTGGCGGTAAGGAGAATATCGGAACATTGACCACTTCTTCGCTCGATTTGGGCTTCGGCGCTCGTGTGGTATTCGATGCCAAGGATGGTAACGTAGATAAGTTGGTGGCTGACAAGATGAGCATAGAGAAGAAGTATTGGAAGAATGGACCACAGTATAATACTCCTGTCTTTGAATTCGCAACAGCTCCAGCACCTGGTACTTATACCTTGGCAGAGGTGGGTGAGCTGACTGGCAAACTTTCTGATATCGTTGTTGAGGGTCTTGATGGACATAAGTTCAGTCTGGAATATACAGATGGCAAGATTGTCTTGAATCTTTCTGATACCCGTGATAGCGAGAGCTGCGTATGGACAGGTGAGAAGGGTTCTGTCTGGGACTTAATGTCAACAGAAAACTTCAGTTCTTCTGACAAGATGTTCGTCACAGGCGATGAACTGACCTTCAATGATGATGCAGCAACAAGCAATGTAAGCATTGCAGAGGATGTGACTCCGGGAAATCTTTACTTCAAGAATGACAAGAAGGTTTATAGCCTTGCAGGTAAAGGCTCTATCTTGGGCGAAGGTTCACTGAATGTAGAGGGCACTGGAACAGTCTATGTCAAGAATACCAACAAGTATAGTGGTGGTACCAACATCAAGGGTGGAACCCTGATTCCAACAACCCTTGCCAATAAGGATGGTCTGGAATATGGTTCTTTGGGAGCCGCAGACAATACCATCACCTTGAGCAACACCGGTATCTTGAAGGTTACTAAAGGTATGACATCTTCTCATCCTATCGTGCTTGGCGAGGATGGCGGTGTCATCAATAATACAGGTACGCTGATTCTGAATGGCGGTATCAGGAAGGGTTCCGGCAAGAACCGTGACCTCTATAAGATGGGAGCCGGTACATTGCAGTTGAACAGTACTGCTGATTTTGATGTGCTCTACATCAACCAGGGTACAGTATATGACTTCCAGGATGGTCACTTCTCTGGTAAGACCATCGTATTGAATGGAAGCAAGGTAGTATTGCAGGCTTCCAACAGTATCTATAGCAGCAACTCGGATAATGTGAATATCGAGGTGCCTAAGGGTAAGTCGGGTATCTGGTATCCTGATGGACGTTGTGACTATACCGGTAAGTTGACCGGTGAGGGAACTATTGATATCTATGGCACTTGGATCCGCTGTCCTTTCAAGGGCGACTGGAGTAAGTTTGAAGGAACCATCAATGCAAAGCGTGGAAGCAAGAACGCTTACGAGCCAGTATTTGATTTCAACAACACTTATGGTATTCCTTTGGCAACGCTTAATGTTGATTCACGTTTTACTAAGGACTATGCTTTCTGTACTAACGGCAAGAGTTTTGCCATTGGTGCCTTGACAGGTTCCGGCTATATCAGTAATGGTGGAAACTTCGGATCGGGTGCCAATACGCTGACCATCGGTGGCAAGAACACGAACTTTGAGTTCAAGGGTTCTATCAATGGTAGCAATGTGGTGAAGAATGGTACGGGTATCTGGACCATCTCCAGTGAGAATGTACTTGCCAATGCCAAGTCGTTGAAGATTCTGGATGGAGTCGTGAAGTTGAACAAGGCTACTGCTACTTCTTCCATGACTGCTCCTACTGTTCTTTATGTACAGAACGAAGGTGAACTTCGTGGTGTGGGTTGCACATACGGTGTCAGCCTCCTGAAGGGTGGAATCTTGCGTCCAGGTAGCAATGCAGAAACAGCACAGACTAACAATACGGGTGTTATCAACATCTTGAAGAACCTGAATGCTATAGCTGGTTCCAGCATCTATGTCAATAAGACCAAGGCAGATTCTATCTCTGTAAATGCATATACCGGTTCTAAGTCTCTAGCATGGGCTTTCCTCAATGTTGGTGGAAATGCAGTTCTGAATGGTACTATCTATGTAACCTATAAGGATACTTGGACTCCAGCCGTTGGCGATTATGTTCGTGTACTCGATTGCGCGGGTTCTATCAGTGGTAATCCTACCTTCGAGCTTCAGGCACTTCCTGCCGGATTGGAGTGGGATACTACTCCGTTCCTCTCTACGGGTACTATCCGTGTGGCTGTTTCTACAGGCATCAAGGAGGTAGGTCTTGATGGTGGTTCGTTCAAGGCTGATGTTTATACCATCGGTGGATTTAAGCTGACCAGTCTCATGACTACCAAGGCTACCATGATGAGCGATTTGAAGAATCGCGGTCTTGCTGCCGGTACTTACATTGTTCGTACTGCTCAGGGTGGAATCAAGATTACATTGAAGTAA